A region of Aquarana catesbeiana isolate 2022-GZ linkage group LG08, ASM4218655v1, whole genome shotgun sequence DNA encodes the following proteins:
- the LOC141105384 gene encoding histone H1.01-like produces MTETESAPSPTPPAEPAAKKKATKKAAAGGAKKGSKKPSGPSVSDLIVTAVAASKERSGVSLAALKKLLAAGGYDVDKNNSRLKIAIRALVTKGSLVQVKGHGASGSFKINKKQQEGDKAKKVTKKKPSAAAKPKKPAAAKKPAKSPKKKVPSKAAKSPKKAAKKPAKAAASPAKKATKSPKKPKAAAKPKKAAKSPAKKAAKHKTAAKPKKAAPKKK; encoded by the coding sequence ATGACGGAGACTGAGAGCGCCCCATCCCCCACTCCTCCAGCGGAGCCCGCCGCCAAGAAGAAGGCGACTAAGAAGGCGGCAGCCGGAGGAGCCAAGAAAGGCAGCAAGAAGCCGTCCGGTCCCAGCGTGTCCGACCTCATCGTCACAGCCGTGGCCGCTTCCAAGGAGCGCAGCGGGGTCTCCCTGGCCGCCCTCAAGAAGCTCCTGGCCGCCGGAGGATACGATGTGGACAAGAACAACAGCCGCCTCAAGATCGCCATCAGAGCGCTGGTGACTAAGGGGAGCCTCGTCCAGGTCAAAGGACATGGAGCCTCCGGATCCTTCAAGATCAACAAGAAGCAGCAAGAGGGCGACAAGGCCAAGAAAGTCACCAAGAAGAAGCCATCGGCTGCGGCCAAGCCCAAGAAACCTGCGGCCGCCAAGAAGCcagccaagtcccccaagaagaaagtccccagcaaagcagccaagagccccaagaAGGCCGCCAAGAAACCGGCAAAGGCTGCAGCTTCTCCCGCCAAGAAGGCGACAAAGAGCCCCAAGAAGCCCAAAGCTGCAGCCAAGCCGAAAAAAGCCGCCAAGAGTCCGGCTAAGAAGGCGGCTAAACACAAGACAGCAGCCAAGCCCAAGAAGGCCGCTCcgaagaagaaataa
- the LOC141105383 gene encoding histone H3, which produces MARTKQTARKSTGGKAPRKQLATKAARKSAPATGGVKKPHRYRPGTVALREIRRYQKSTELLIRKLPFQRLVREIAQDFKTDLRFQSSAVMALQEASEAYLVGLFEDTNLCAIHAKRVTIMPKDIQLARRIRGERA; this is translated from the coding sequence ATGGCAAGAACCAAGCAGACCGCTCGTAAGTCCACCGGAGGGAAAGCTCCccgcaagcagctggccaccaAAGCCGCCCGCAAGAGCGCCCCGGCCACCGGCGGAGTCAAGAAGCCTCACCGTTACAGGCCCGGCACCGTGGCTCTCCGAGAGATCCGCCGCTACCAGAAATCCACCGAGCTGCTCATCCGCAAGCTGCCCTTCCAGCGCCTCGTCCGAGAGATCGCCCAGGACTTCAAGACCGATCTGCGCTTCCAGAGCTCCGCCGTCATGGCTCTGCAGGAAGCCTCCGAGGCTTATCTCGTAGGACTCTTCGAGGACACCAACCTCTGCGCCATCCATGCCAAGAGGGTCACCATCATGCCCAAAGACATCCAGCTGGCACGCCGCATCCGCGGAGAGAGGGCCTAA